Proteins from one Streptomyces roseifaciens genomic window:
- a CDS encoding phosphotransferase enzyme family protein, translating into MTITTTRPEDAARAASLTHGLDARDLTPLRAHATSVYHLPHEAAVARVSPLTKQEAVTRGVTLTHWLAAQGYPATEPLPLQPTPHGPYLVTFWHHYPQHSRPQPTPEHLGHLLRLLHDLPPPPAALPVYQPLAQLSATVARSSYLTPDIRTWLTRTITELLTAYRKLHFPLGTGLIHGDAYPGNTLWDGTSVRLGDWDEAATGPRELDLANTHQGVRFGRTPTAIEAFTRAYGHDPRGWPGLPVLIAMRDLHTLGSFIRRADTGDPHATRQLKHRLSTLCTGSTTARWDTF; encoded by the coding sequence ATGACGATCACCACCACGCGACCAGAAGACGCCGCCCGCGCCGCCAGCCTCACACACGGCCTGGACGCGCGTGACCTCACACCCTTGCGCGCACACGCCACCTCCGTCTACCACCTGCCCCACGAAGCCGCCGTCGCCAGGGTCAGCCCCCTGACCAAACAAGAAGCCGTCACCCGAGGCGTCACCCTCACACACTGGCTCGCAGCCCAGGGCTACCCAGCCACCGAGCCCCTGCCCCTCCAGCCCACACCACACGGCCCCTACCTCGTCACCTTCTGGCACCACTACCCGCAACACAGCCGACCCCAGCCAACCCCCGAACACCTCGGCCACCTGCTGCGCCTGCTCCACGACCTGCCCCCGCCGCCGGCGGCCCTACCGGTCTACCAGCCGCTCGCCCAGCTGAGCGCCACGGTCGCCCGCAGCAGCTACCTGACCCCGGACATACGCACCTGGCTCACCCGCACCATCACCGAACTCCTGACCGCCTACCGGAAGCTGCACTTCCCCTTGGGTACCGGACTCATCCACGGCGACGCCTACCCCGGCAACACCCTCTGGGACGGCACATCCGTGCGCCTCGGCGACTGGGACGAAGCCGCCACCGGGCCACGGGAACTCGACCTCGCCAACACGCACCAGGGAGTGCGCTTCGGCCGAACACCTACGGCCATCGAAGCATTCACCAGGGCCTACGGCCACGACCCACGCGGCTGGCCAGGACTTCCCGTTCTGATCGCCATGCGCGACCTTCACACCCTGGGCTCGTTCATCAGGCGCGCGGACACCGGTGACCCCCACGCCACCCGGCAGCTCAAGCATCGCCTCAGCACCCT
- a CDS encoding GNAT family N-acetyltransferase, producing MYPVSRRSQRLELRELTRNDTDAVHAIYGSSKATEHLSFEPRTRDQVDQLVTRSITLASSEPREEYALAITARETGSLIGFGRLATDPHQQRAATFGFALRPDAWGVGHGTETVRLLLGLGFEELGLHRIWGARSPLNEASARTMRKAGMSEEGRIREHICKGGTWRDSIVHAMLDHEWRR from the coding sequence ATGTACCCGGTCAGCCGCCGCAGCCAGCGCCTGGAGCTCCGTGAGCTCACCCGCAACGACACCGACGCCGTCCACGCGATCTACGGCAGCTCGAAAGCAACCGAACACCTCAGTTTCGAGCCCCGCACCCGCGACCAGGTGGACCAACTCGTGACGCGGTCGATCACCCTGGCAAGCTCGGAGCCCCGCGAGGAGTACGCCCTCGCCATCACTGCACGCGAGACAGGCAGCCTGATCGGCTTCGGCCGCCTGGCCACCGATCCCCACCAGCAGCGCGCGGCCACCTTCGGCTTCGCGCTGCGCCCGGACGCGTGGGGCGTCGGCCATGGCACCGAGACCGTCCGACTCCTGCTTGGCCTGGGCTTCGAAGAGCTGGGCCTGCACCGGATCTGGGGCGCTCGATCGCCCCTCAATGAGGCCTCCGCTCGGACGATGCGCAAAGCCGGCATGAGCGAGGAAGGACGCATCCGCGAGCACATCTGCAAGGGCGGCACATGGCGCGACTCCATCGTCCACGCCATGCTCGACCACGAGTGGAGGCGCTGA
- a CDS encoding TauD/TfdA family dioxygenase — protein sequence MAACPAASSPVHTSPPCLAAPGQRHRRCATRLWRRSCHSEIHSPYYVFECAQPAYAGGWLAGGWISPASPCFFLLQLLDHARLGLCLPGGQRSSKVRPRESDAAMPLPRTFVHAPARAAVPVDLVRVLRPGDVQRCAAGVRGGGIVRLEGLADRDTVARFAPRVMRMERQRDSGPDGLSSLAGLRGQRPHGVAPTGRGPAGLSTTGYDLENPPRLVVLACLRAPANGVSYRLVDGRRLYHELQRRSPAAAAVFSDDSAALFGGTGGVRGPLFAHHKDGNVALRLGLDAPVRWHEAAAARLADLRSALNTAAFEVRLRAGEGLLLDNHRWASQRMPCTRPFRLVQAVGAAQPGHSLPNGFRPAPLVVRGGL from the coding sequence ATGGCTGCATGTCCGGCAGCGTCGTCGCCCGTTCACACGTCCCCCCCTTGTCTGGCTGCCCCGGGTCAGCGCCACCGCCGGTGCGCCACCAGGTTGTGGCGCCGATCGTGCCATAGCGAGATTCACTCACCGTATTACGTATTCGAATGTGCGCAACCGGCGTACGCCGGTGGATGGTTGGCGGGTGGCTGGATATCGCCAGCCTCCCCTTGCTTCTTTCTCCTCCAGCTCCTTGACCATGCGCGTCTGGGCCTTTGCCTCCCGGGAGGGCAGCGCAGCAGCAAGGTCCGACCTCGGGAAAGTGATGCCGCCATGCCCCTCCCCCGAACCTTCGTCCATGCCCCCGCCAGAGCGGCTGTACCTGTCGACCTCGTACGGGTCTTACGCCCGGGCGATGTCCAGCGGTGCGCCGCCGGGGTACGCGGCGGGGGAATCGTCCGGTTGGAGGGGCTGGCCGACAGGGATACTGTGGCCCGTTTTGCTCCGCGGGTGATGCGCATGGAACGGCAGAGGGACAGTGGCCCGGACGGGCTGTCGTCCCTTGCCGGCCTCCGGGGGCAGCGGCCCCACGGCGTGGCGCCCACCGGCCGCGGGCCAGCGGGCCTGTCGACCACCGGGTATGACCTTGAGAACCCGCCCCGGCTGGTAGTACTGGCCTGCTTGCGGGCTCCCGCGAACGGTGTCTCCTACCGTTTGGTGGACGGGCGACGGCTGTACCACGAGCTGCAGCGGCGTTCTCCGGCCGCGGCGGCTGTCTTCTCAGACGACTCTGCGGCTCTCTTCGGTGGCACTGGCGGCGTGCGCGGCCCGCTCTTCGCACACCACAAGGACGGGAATGTGGCCTTGCGCCTGGGCCTGGACGCTCCGGTCCGCTGGCACGAGGCGGCCGCTGCACGCCTTGCTGACCTCCGGTCCGCCCTGAACACGGCGGCCTTTGAGGTCAGGCTCCGGGCGGGCGAGGGCCTTCTCCTGGACAACCACCGGTGGGCCTCCCAGCGCATGCCCTGCACCAGGCCGTTCCGTCTCGTCCAGGCGGTCGGCGCGGCACAGCCGGGACACTCCCTGCCCAACGGGTTCCGTCCCGCTCCTCTGGTCGTGCGGGGTGGGCTGTGA
- a CDS encoding helix-turn-helix domain-containing protein — MWEHRDVREALAAFDFGALCRLLRRYTGWRQSDLAALLGMNQGILSQIERNVRRLTDIDKIRAFLQALGTPPELSPLHPRSQPTTPPPPGASDLTARAAADSLAFTQQITPGNVDDQELEYLSLELSRIAIAYVHSPVLPLFTDLLIVRDRTFHLIQGPQRPTHRSTLLMLAGTACLLLAHASQNIGDDRSALVQLHTAYSCADQADHRGLKAWVRATYALFAEWSPRRRQALTFTHQAWDLAPPGDSRIRIAAIEARTAARLGDHDRALHALARMHTAQAETPVHDELSELGGILTFPRAKQEYYEGAVHSLLEDHTTAEQHASEALRRYAVGPAEQRSYGDEALALIDVVTARLALGDLHGASELLERILTLPPTLRIQQLQDRLHRVRAMLQHPALRHSPAARQLAELTRGYEVISTHTPIPSSR; from the coding sequence GTGTGGGAGCACAGGGACGTACGCGAGGCTCTTGCCGCGTTCGACTTCGGAGCCTTATGCCGCCTGCTGCGCCGGTACACCGGCTGGCGGCAGAGCGACCTTGCCGCCCTCCTGGGAATGAATCAGGGCATCTTGTCGCAGATCGAACGGAATGTGCGGCGCCTGACGGACATCGACAAGATCCGCGCCTTCCTCCAGGCTCTCGGAACCCCGCCGGAACTATCCCCCTTACACCCCCGCTCCCAGCCCACCACACCCCCTCCTCCCGGCGCCTCTGACCTCACCGCCCGTGCCGCCGCCGACTCCCTCGCCTTCACCCAGCAGATCACTCCAGGCAATGTCGACGACCAAGAGCTGGAGTACCTGTCCCTGGAACTCAGCCGCATCGCCATCGCCTACGTACACAGCCCCGTGCTCCCCCTCTTTACCGACCTGCTCATCGTCCGGGACAGGACCTTTCACCTCATCCAGGGCCCCCAGCGCCCCACGCACCGCAGCACCCTGCTCATGCTCGCCGGGACCGCCTGCCTGCTCCTCGCCCACGCCTCCCAGAACATCGGGGACGACCGGTCCGCCCTCGTGCAACTGCACACCGCCTACTCATGCGCCGACCAGGCCGACCACAGGGGACTCAAAGCCTGGGTCCGCGCCACCTACGCACTGTTCGCCGAATGGTCCCCCCGCCGCCGGCAAGCCCTGACCTTCACGCACCAGGCCTGGGACCTCGCCCCGCCCGGCGACTCGCGCATCCGCATCGCCGCCATCGAAGCACGCACCGCAGCACGCCTCGGCGACCACGACCGCGCCCTGCACGCCCTGGCACGCATGCACACCGCCCAGGCCGAAACCCCCGTCCACGACGAGCTCAGCGAACTCGGCGGCATCCTGACCTTCCCCCGGGCCAAACAGGAATACTACGAAGGAGCCGTCCACAGCCTCCTGGAAGACCACACCACAGCAGAACAGCACGCCTCCGAGGCACTGCGCCGCTACGCCGTAGGCCCCGCAGAGCAGCGGTCGTACGGCGATGAAGCCCTTGCCCTGATCGACGTCGTCACCGCACGCCTGGCCCTCGGCGACCTCCACGGCGCAAGCGAGCTGCTGGAGCGCATCCTCACCCTTCCCCCCACGCTCCGCATCCAGCAGCTCCAGGACAGACTCCACCGCGTGCGAGCGATGCTGCAGCATCCCGCCCTCCGGCACAGTCCTGCAGCCCGGCAACTGGCCGAACTCACCCGCGGGTATGAAGTCATCAGCACCCACACCCCGATACCGTCCTCGCGATGA